In the genome of Cystobacter ferrugineus, one region contains:
- a CDS encoding MetQ/NlpA family ABC transporter substrate-binding protein, producing MKRLSKVVLAPLLVSVMTMAGCKKSEEKSDAPAAQQPGAVRTLKVGVNPVPHGEILRVAAPLAERDGVRIEVIEFTDYVQPNIALADKQLDANYFQHVPYLERFSADRQLSLASVGAVHLEPLGVYSTKHATIAALPERAKVTIPADPTNGGRALRLLEQQGLLQLREGVGASGTLKDVVGNPKKLELSEIDAEQQPRTLQDVDAAIINGNYFLEAKKNLQLDAKTLAQESAQGNPYANVVVVRKGDEGRPEIKTLVKALQSPEVRRYIESTYGGAVIPAF from the coding sequence ATGAAGCGATTGTCCAAGGTAGTGCTCGCCCCCTTGCTGGTCTCCGTGATGACGATGGCGGGCTGCAAGAAGTCCGAGGAGAAGTCCGACGCTCCCGCCGCGCAGCAGCCCGGTGCCGTCCGCACGTTGAAGGTCGGCGTCAACCCCGTGCCCCATGGTGAAATCCTGCGCGTGGCCGCCCCGCTGGCCGAACGTGACGGCGTTCGCATCGAGGTGATCGAATTCACCGACTACGTCCAGCCGAACATCGCCCTGGCGGACAAACAACTGGACGCGAACTACTTCCAGCACGTGCCGTATCTCGAGCGGTTCAGCGCCGACCGTCAGCTCTCGCTGGCCAGCGTGGGCGCGGTGCACCTGGAGCCCCTGGGAGTCTATTCGACGAAGCACGCGACCATCGCCGCCCTGCCCGAGCGGGCGAAGGTGACCATCCCGGCCGATCCCACCAACGGGGGCCGGGCCCTCCGCCTGCTGGAGCAGCAGGGTTTGCTCCAGCTCCGGGAAGGCGTGGGTGCCAGCGGGACCCTGAAGGACGTGGTGGGCAACCCGAAGAAGCTGGAGCTGAGTGAGATTGATGCCGAGCAGCAGCCGCGCACCCTCCAGGACGTGGATGCCGCCATCATCAACGGCAACTACTTCCTCGAGGCCAAGAAGAACCTCCAGCTCGACGCGAAGACGCTGGCCCAGGAGTCCGCGCAGGGCAACCCCTACGCGAACGTCGTGGTCGTGCGCAAGGGCGACGAAGGACGGCCCGAGATCAAGACACTGGTGAAGGCGCTCCAGTCCCCCGAGGTGCGCCGCTACATCGAGTCCACCTACGGCGGCGCGGTGATTCCGGCCTTCTGA
- a CDS encoding Uma2 family endonuclease: protein MGRGKRPATYEDIEALPPGWVGEIIDDELWAFPRPARWHARVASVLGVRLGATFGVGEGGPGGWWFVDEPELHLGRQVLVPDLAAWRYERAPGLFERDEPFFDLVPDWVCEVLSPSTAALDRGRKLPLYHREGVSHAWLVDPRAHTLEVYRRGARGWRFARYGGEEVVRAEPFDAEPLDLGRLWAPRSMPTPGP, encoded by the coding sequence ATGGGTCGGGGAAAGCGTCCAGCCACCTACGAGGACATCGAGGCCCTGCCACCAGGATGGGTGGGGGAGATCATCGACGACGAGCTGTGGGCCTTCCCTCGGCCGGCGAGGTGGCACGCGAGGGTGGCCTCGGTGCTCGGCGTGAGGCTGGGAGCCACCTTTGGCGTGGGGGAGGGGGGACCGGGCGGCTGGTGGTTCGTGGATGAGCCGGAGTTGCACCTCGGCCGACAGGTGCTGGTGCCGGACCTGGCGGCGTGGCGGTACGAGCGGGCTCCGGGGCTGTTCGAGCGGGATGAGCCCTTCTTCGACCTGGTGCCCGATTGGGTGTGCGAGGTGCTGTCCCCCTCGACGGCGGCGCTGGACCGGGGCCGCAAGCTGCCCCTCTACCATCGGGAAGGCGTGAGCCACGCATGGCTGGTGGACCCGAGGGCCCACACCCTGGAGGTCTACCGGCGGGGCGCGCGAGGCTGGCGGTTCGCCCGGTATGGGGGCGAGGAGGTGGTCCGCGCCGAGCCGTTCGACGCGGAGCCTCTCGACCTGGGGCGGCTCTGGGCACCCCGGTCCATGCCCACTCCCGGGCCGTGA
- a CDS encoding cytochrome P450, which yields MSDSYPMPKDWRCPLDPPAGFKRLRQEAPVSRIRVWDGSTPWLISGYAQALEALADPRLSMDFRLPGFPHISPASATRRDRLLPFPFRSDEEYRAQRAMILQEFSPRRMEALRPLIQRTVDETLDAMLAGPRPADLMVAFALPVASLVICELLGVPREDYERLHVISRTIGSRTEGREAVERALDEMDGYFQRMVDANKREPGDTLMGRVVAEQVLPGKLSEQDAVSMFQFLFFTGHGPSAYMFGMGAVALLLNPDQIGEFLAAKDPTQAVQELLRYVTVSQNARQRAATEDLTIGGHLIRAGEGVLVQLDSANRDETVFSDPDRLDVNRAPHRNLSLGHGIHLCMGRALALIELEVVFGTLFRRVPTLRLAVPVEDIPFKQDENLLGAHEVPVSW from the coding sequence ATGAGCGATTCCTATCCGATGCCCAAGGACTGGCGGTGCCCTCTGGATCCTCCGGCCGGGTTCAAGCGTCTCAGGCAAGAGGCGCCGGTGTCTCGGATTCGGGTGTGGGATGGCAGCACGCCGTGGCTGATCTCCGGCTACGCGCAAGCCCTCGAGGCCCTGGCCGACCCACGGTTGAGCATGGACTTCAGGCTGCCGGGATTCCCCCACATCTCACCCGCATCGGCGACCCGGAGGGACCGGCTCCTGCCGTTCCCATTTCGCTCCGATGAAGAGTACCGGGCCCAGCGGGCGATGATCCTCCAGGAGTTCTCGCCGCGGCGGATGGAAGCCTTGCGACCGCTCATCCAACGCACGGTCGACGAGACGCTCGACGCGATGTTGGCCGGACCGAGGCCGGCTGACCTGATGGTGGCCTTCGCGCTTCCCGTGGCCAGTCTGGTCATCTGCGAGCTGCTCGGCGTCCCCCGCGAGGACTACGAGCGCCTGCACGTCATCAGCCGTACCATCGGATCCCGCACCGAGGGGAGGGAGGCGGTCGAACGCGCGCTGGACGAGATGGATGGCTACTTCCAGCGCATGGTGGACGCGAACAAGCGCGAGCCCGGCGACACGCTCATGGGCCGAGTCGTGGCGGAACAGGTGCTTCCGGGGAAGCTGAGCGAGCAGGACGCGGTCTCGATGTTCCAATTCCTCTTCTTCACCGGGCACGGCCCGTCCGCGTACATGTTCGGGATGGGCGCGGTGGCACTTCTGCTCAACCCGGACCAGATCGGCGAGTTCCTCGCGGCGAAGGATCCCACGCAGGCCGTCCAGGAACTCCTGCGCTACGTCACCGTTTCACAGAACGCCCGGCAACGCGCCGCCACGGAGGACCTCACCATCGGCGGACATCTCATTCGAGCCGGGGAGGGGGTCCTGGTCCAGCTCGACTCGGCCAACCGCGATGAGACGGTCTTCTCCGACCCGGATCGTCTGGATGTCAACCGCGCCCCCCACCGCAATCTGTCTCTCGGCCATGGGATCCACCTGTGCATGGGGCGCGCGCTCGCCCTCATCGAACTCGAGGTGGTGTTCGGCACGTTGTTCCGACGCGTCCCCACCTTGCGGCTGGCCGTACCCGTCGAGGACATCCCCTTCAAGCAGGACGAGAACCTGCTCGGCGCGCACGAGGTGCCGGTCTCCTGGTAG
- a CDS encoding methionine ABC transporter ATP-binding protein, whose translation MIELREVSKVYRQEGREVAALQGVSLRVAPGEVFGVLGQSGAGKSTLIRCVNLLERPTSGEVRVEGRDMLALEPHELRQARQGIGMIFQHFNLFSSQTVAGNVAYPLEVAGWPRPRIQERVAELLQLVGLSDRAHAYPAQLSGGQKQRVGIARALAPRPKLLLSDEATSALDPETTRSVLGLLRDINRQLGLTILLITHQMDVVKDICDSVAVLERGRLVEQGKVIDLVTRPGSRLHELFYAPFAARDWPVHPGRRLVELTFVGEKASQPVLTTMARRFEVDANLMEGSLDRVAGAPVGRLLFELTGEPEAVKQALAFLREQGLTLEERAHV comes from the coding sequence GTGATTGAGCTGCGAGAGGTGAGCAAGGTGTACAGGCAGGAGGGCCGCGAGGTGGCCGCCCTGCAAGGCGTCTCCCTGCGGGTCGCTCCTGGCGAGGTGTTCGGAGTGCTGGGACAGAGCGGCGCTGGCAAGAGCACCCTCATCCGCTGCGTCAACCTCCTGGAGCGTCCCACGTCGGGCGAGGTGCGGGTGGAGGGCCGGGACATGCTGGCCCTCGAGCCACATGAGCTCCGCCAGGCCCGGCAGGGCATTGGGATGATCTTCCAGCACTTCAACCTCTTCTCCTCACAGACGGTGGCGGGCAACGTCGCCTATCCGCTGGAGGTGGCCGGCTGGCCGCGCCCACGCATCCAGGAGCGGGTGGCGGAGTTGCTGCAACTGGTGGGGCTGTCGGACCGGGCCCACGCCTACCCTGCCCAGCTTTCCGGTGGCCAGAAGCAACGGGTGGGGATTGCCCGGGCACTCGCTCCACGGCCGAAGCTGCTGCTCTCCGACGAGGCCACCTCCGCCCTGGACCCGGAGACGACACGCTCGGTGCTCGGGCTGCTGCGCGACATCAACCGCCAGCTCGGACTGACCATCCTGCTCATCACCCACCAGATGGACGTGGTGAAGGACATCTGCGACTCGGTGGCGGTGCTGGAGCGGGGGCGGCTGGTGGAGCAGGGAAAGGTCATCGACCTGGTGACGCGTCCGGGCTCGCGGTTGCATGAGCTGTTCTATGCGCCGTTCGCGGCGCGTGACTGGCCGGTCCATCCCGGACGGCGGTTGGTGGAGCTGACCTTCGTGGGCGAGAAGGCCAGCCAGCCCGTCCTCACCACAATGGCGCGCCGCTTCGAAGTGGACGCCAATCTGATGGAAGGCTCGCTGGATCGCGTGGCCGGGGCTCCGGTGGGGCGTTTGCTCTTCGAGCTCACGGGCGAGCCGGAGGCCGTCAAGCAGGCGCTGGCATTCCTGCGCGAGCAGGGCCTGACGCTGGAGGAACGGGCCCATGTCTAG
- a CDS encoding condensation domain-containing protein has translation MTNVFPMSFAQRRLCFLHGLDPTGCAHSTARCFQVTGPLDVTALRAAVDVLVARHEPLRTVFPLGASQHVSSHGCGHVRVIDVPDESEALRLVEALASQPFDIERGPLLRLSVLKPTPETHFLLLSVHLLAADGWSLQVLLEELAMAYREAISGVPAGWTELPVQYADWAVWQREQLTEPRRVELSRWWRQHLAGTPLVLELVPPRRAMGRGRRVHRVLPAEVAAAVHSLASAGRQTVFTVLAAACGVVLAHHAGREQVLLGLAVANRELPEVERVLGFFVNTVTLRIDLRGDPDFRELLGRVADATAAASAHQALPFEQLVAELDPPRDPTRSPIVQVNFAHHPAETLGVMALHGCAVREHLLDFATAKFELTLRVEETADGASVVWAEFDESVFGTGFIDGLLSSYEEVLCAAALDVPVSRLLPARAATERVLTRIFADVLGVETVGPHDDFFRLGGHSLLLIDVAVRVRAELGRDIGLRDLYQTPTVAGAAARLERAGDSR, from the coding sequence ATGACGAACGTGTTCCCGATGTCCTTCGCCCAGCGGCGGTTGTGCTTCCTCCACGGGCTCGATCCCACGGGATGCGCCCACAGCACGGCCCGCTGCTTCCAGGTGACGGGTCCGCTGGACGTCACCGCCCTGCGCGCGGCCGTGGACGTGCTGGTGGCCCGGCACGAACCGCTGCGGACCGTCTTTCCGCTCGGTGCGAGCCAACATGTGTCGTCACACGGGTGTGGCCACGTGCGGGTGATCGACGTGCCGGACGAATCCGAGGCGCTGAGGCTCGTGGAAGCCCTCGCCTCCCAACCGTTCGACATCGAGCGCGGACCGCTGCTGCGGCTCTCCGTTCTGAAGCCAACTCCGGAGACGCACTTCCTCCTGTTGTCGGTCCATCTGTTGGCGGCCGACGGATGGTCGTTGCAGGTCCTTCTCGAGGAACTGGCCATGGCCTACCGGGAGGCGATCTCCGGTGTGCCCGCCGGGTGGACCGAACTGCCCGTGCAGTACGCGGACTGGGCGGTCTGGCAGCGGGAACAGCTCACCGAGCCGCGGCGCGTGGAGTTGTCGCGCTGGTGGCGTCAGCATCTGGCTGGAACCCCTCTGGTGTTGGAGCTCGTCCCGCCCCGCCGCGCGATGGGACGGGGACGGCGCGTGCACCGCGTTCTGCCCGCCGAGGTCGCCGCGGCGGTGCACTCGCTCGCGAGCGCCGGGCGACAGACCGTGTTCACGGTGCTGGCCGCCGCCTGTGGGGTCGTGCTCGCACATCACGCGGGCAGGGAGCAGGTGTTGCTCGGCCTGGCCGTGGCCAACCGCGAGCTGCCCGAGGTCGAGCGCGTGCTCGGCTTCTTCGTCAACACCGTCACGTTGCGGATCGATCTGCGCGGGGACCCGGACTTCCGCGAGCTGCTCGGGAGGGTGGCCGACGCCACCGCCGCCGCCTCCGCGCACCAGGCTCTGCCTTTCGAGCAGCTCGTAGCCGAACTCGATCCCCCGAGAGACCCGACCCGTTCGCCCATCGTGCAGGTCAACTTCGCCCATCACCCGGCGGAGACCCTTGGGGTGATGGCACTGCATGGCTGCGCGGTGCGCGAACACCTGCTCGACTTCGCCACCGCCAAGTTCGAACTCACCCTGCGTGTCGAGGAGACCGCGGACGGAGCGAGCGTCGTCTGGGCCGAGTTCGATGAGAGCGTGTTCGGCACAGGATTCATCGACGGCCTGTTGTCCTCCTATGAGGAAGTCCTGTGCGCCGCCGCTCTCGATGTGCCGGTGTCCCGCCTGCTGCCCGCTCGCGCCGCGACGGAGCGGGTTCTCACCCGGATCTTCGCCGACGTGCTCGGCGTCGAGACGGTTGGCCCACACGATGACTTCTTCCGTCTTGGCGGCCATTCCCTGCTGTTGATCGATGTCGCGGTCCGGGTTCGCGCCGAACTCGGCCGTGATATCGGATTGCGCGATCTGTACCAAACCCCCACGGTGGCCGGAGCCGCCGCTCGCCTCGAGCGAGCTGGAGATTCACGATGA
- a CDS encoding siderophore-interacting protein: protein MASGKAILGSMLGRFLFREAQVEQVRELSPRFRWMELVGAGLRDSSWSAGDKVQVFFPGVGMRTYTPLAWDTVRGATQLLVYLHGNSPGAEWGRNVRVGDRCQFMGPRGSLALGALKGPVVLFGDETSFAVAHTLRNLRAGVGGVEQVFEVSSRADAEPVLRELHLSGSAVIERTPDEAHLPTVAERLRVALEQRPGAALVMTGRAQAIQALRSRLRVDRVGATQKVKAYWSAGKSGLD, encoded by the coding sequence ATGGCGTCAGGGAAGGCGATTCTCGGGAGCATGCTGGGGCGGTTCTTGTTCCGTGAGGCACAGGTGGAGCAGGTGAGGGAGCTGTCCCCGCGCTTCCGCTGGATGGAGTTGGTGGGCGCGGGGCTGCGCGATAGTTCCTGGAGCGCGGGGGACAAGGTGCAGGTGTTCTTCCCAGGCGTGGGGATGCGGACGTACACGCCCCTGGCTTGGGACACGGTGCGCGGTGCGACGCAGTTGCTGGTGTATCTCCACGGCAACAGCCCCGGCGCGGAGTGGGGCCGCAACGTCCGGGTGGGGGACCGGTGCCAGTTCATGGGGCCGCGCGGCTCGCTGGCGCTGGGGGCGCTCAAGGGGCCCGTGGTGCTGTTCGGCGACGAGACGTCCTTCGCCGTGGCCCACACGCTGCGCAACCTGCGGGCCGGCGTGGGCGGCGTCGAGCAGGTGTTCGAGGTCTCCTCCCGCGCGGACGCCGAGCCGGTGCTGAGGGAACTCCACCTGTCGGGGAGCGCCGTCATCGAGCGGACGCCGGACGAGGCGCACCTGCCCACGGTGGCTGAACGGCTGCGCGTGGCGCTGGAGCAGCGGCCGGGCGCGGCCCTCGTCATGACCGGGCGGGCGCAGGCCATCCAGGCGCTGCGCTCGCGGCTCCGGGTGGACAGGGTGGGTGCGACACAGAAGGTGAAGGCGTACTGGTCGGCGGGGAAGAGCGGGCTCGACTGA
- a CDS encoding methionine ABC transporter permease, protein MSSELLASLWKATLETLYMTSVAAVLVFLMGLPLGVLLAIADRGGLWERPLLHRVLGTLVNVGRSVPFIILMVAIVPLTRLLVGTTIGTTAAIVPLVVAAIPFMGRVVEQSLREVDPGLVEAAVAMGSTHRQVILRVLIPEALPSLIRGTALMIISLLGYSAMAGAVGGGGLGDLAVKYGYMRFRTDVMLGCLVVLLVLVQFVQWLGDGLAARFDRTTSRPTRSLD, encoded by the coding sequence ATGTCTAGCGAGCTGTTGGCTTCGCTGTGGAAGGCCACCCTCGAGACGCTCTACATGACGTCGGTGGCCGCGGTGCTGGTGTTCCTGATGGGGCTGCCGCTGGGCGTGCTGCTGGCGATCGCCGACCGGGGAGGACTGTGGGAACGGCCCCTGCTCCACCGGGTGCTGGGGACGCTCGTCAACGTGGGGCGCTCCGTGCCCTTCATCATCCTCATGGTGGCCATCGTCCCGCTGACCCGCCTGCTGGTGGGCACCACGATTGGAACCACCGCCGCCATCGTGCCCCTGGTGGTGGCGGCCATCCCCTTCATGGGACGCGTGGTGGAGCAGAGCCTGCGGGAGGTGGATCCCGGACTGGTGGAGGCCGCCGTCGCCATGGGCTCCACCCACCGGCAGGTCATCCTCCGGGTGCTCATCCCCGAGGCGCTGCCCTCGCTCATCCGAGGTACCGCGCTGATGATCATCAGCCTGCTGGGCTACAGCGCCATGGCGGGGGCCGTGGGTGGGGGAGGCCTGGGCGACCTCGCCGTGAAGTATGGCTACATGCGATTCCGCACCGACGTCATGTTGGGATGTCTCGTGGTGCTGCTGGTGTTGGTGCAGTTCGTCCAGTGGCTCGGGGACGGACTGGCGGCCCGGTTCGATCGCACCACTTCCCGTCCCACGCGTTCCCTCGATTGA